In Trifolium pratense cultivar HEN17-A07 linkage group LG7, ARS_RC_1.1, whole genome shotgun sequence, a genomic segment contains:
- the LOC123898332 gene encoding monosaccharide-sensing protein 2 isoform X1, which translates to MSGAVIVAVAAAIGNLLQGWDNATIAGSILYIKREFQLESEPTVEGLIVAMSLIGATVVTTCSGALSDLFGRRPMLIISSLLYFVSSLVMFWSPNVYILLFARLLDGLGIGLAVTLVPLYISEIAPPEIRGSLNTLPQFTGSAGMFLSYCMVFGMSLTKTPSWRLMLGILSIPSLIYFALTLLLLPESPRWLVSKGRMLEAKQVLQGLRGCEDVAGEMALLVEGLGVGGDTSIEEYMIGPANELADEEDPSISKDHVKLYGTEHGQSWVARPVTGQSSVGLISRKGSMANPSGLVDPLVTLFGSVHEKVPETRMGSTLFPHFGSMFSIGGNNQPRNEDWDEESLAREGDDYISDAAAGDSDDNLHSPLISRQTTSMDKDMPPPAAQGSLSNIRQSSLLQAGNATGEPVGSTGIGGGWQLAWKWSEQEGPDGKKEGGFKRIYLHQEGGSGSRRGSVVSLGGGGGVDMPTNNGEAVQAAALVNQHPVGPIMVHPSETAAKGPSWNDLFEPGVKHALFVGVGLQILQQFSGINGVLYYTPQILEQAGVGFLLSNLGLSSTSSSFLISAVTTLLMLPSIAIAMRLMDISGRRTLLLTTIPILIVSLIILVLGSLVDLGSTANASISTTSVIVYFCFFVMGFGPIPNILCAEIFPTRVRGLCIAICALTFWICDIIVTYSLPVMLNSMGLGGVFGLYAIVCFIAWVFVFLKVPETKGMPLEVIIEFFSVGAKQVDATKNN; encoded by the exons ATGAGTGGAGCTGTTATCGTTGCTGTTGCCGCTGCTATTGGAAATTTATTGCAAGGATGGGATAATGCAACTATTGCAG GGTCTATTTTATACATAAAGAGGGAATTTCAATTAGAAAGTGAACCCACAGTTGAAGGTCTAATTGTAGCTATGTCACTTATTGGAGCCACCGTGGTTACTACATGCTCTGGAGCCCTATCAGACTTGTTTGGACGACGCCCTATGCTGATTATCTCTTCCCTCCTTTATTTTGTTAGTTCTCTTGTCATGTTTTGGTCACCAAATGTTTATATACTACTATTTGCAAGACTTTTAGATGGCTTGGGAATTGGTTTGGCAGTTACCTTGGTACCTCTTTATATATCTGAGATAGCTCCTCCTGAGATTAGGGGATCACTTAATACACTTCCACAATTCACTGGTTCTGCTGGTATGTTTTTATCTTACTGTATGGTGTTTGGGATGTCACTAACCAAGACACCAAGCTGGAGACTCATGTTGGGTATTCTTTCAATCCCCtctcttatttattttgcaCTAACACTATTGTTATTGCCGGAGTCTCCAAGATGGCTTGTTAGTAAAGGTCGAATGCTTGAGGCTAAACAAGTTTTACAAGGCCTTCGTGGATGCGAAGATGTTGCTg GTGAGATGGCTTTACTGGTTGAGGGTCTTGGAGTCGGGGGTGATACATCCATAGAAGAGTACATGATAGGTCCAGCTAATGAATTAGCTGATGAAGAGGATCCATCTATAAGTAAAGATCATGTAAAATTGTATGGGACTGAACATGGCCAATCTTGGGTTGCTAGACCTGTCACCGGACAAAGTTCTGTTGGCCTTATATCTAGGAAAGGAAGCATGGCAAATCCGAGTGGTCTAGTGGACCCTTTGGTGACCTTATTTGGTAGTGTCCACGAGAAGGTCCCGGAAACAAGAATGGGAAGCACTCTTTTTCCACACTTTGGAAGCATGTTCAGTATTGGCGGAAATAATCAACCAAGAAATGAAGATTGGGATGAAGAAAGCCTTGCTAGAGAGGGTGATGACTATATTTCTGATGCTGCTGCCGGTGATTCTGATGACAATTTGCACAGTCCATTAATTTCACGTCAAACAACTAGTATGGATAAGGACATGCCTCCTCCTGCTGCCCAAGGCAGTCTTTCAAACATAAGACAGAGTAGTCTTTTACAAGCTGGGAATGCTACAGGAGAACCTGTTGGGAGTACTGGAATTGGTGGTGGTTGGCAGTTAGCTTGGAAATGGTCTGAACAAGAGGGCCCAGATGGAAAGAAGGAAGGTGGTTTCAAGAGAATATATTTACACCAAGAAGGTGGTTCTGGATCTAGACGCGGATCTGTTGTTTCacttggtggtggtggtggtgttgatATGCCAACAAATAATGGTGAGGCTGTACAAGCTGCTGCTCTTGTGAATCAACATCCAGTTGGACCCATTATGGTTCATCCATCTGAAACAGCTGCAAAAGGGCCAAGTTGGAATGATCTTTTTGAACCGGGGGTGAAGCATGCATTGTTTGTAGGGGTGGGACTTCAAATTCTTCAGCag TTTTCTGGTATAAATGGAGTCCTCTACTATACACCACAAATTCTAGAACAGGCAGGTGTTggttttcttctttcaaacTTGGGTCTTAGTTCTACTTCATCATCTTTTCTAATCAGTGCAGTGACAACCTTGTTGATGCTTCCTAGTATAGCTATTGCCATGAGACTCATGGATATTTCTGGTAGAAG GACCTTACTACTCACTACAATCCCTATCTTGATAGTATCTCTTATCATATTAGTCCTAGGGAGTCTTGTGGATTTGGGCAGTACTGCAAATGCATCAATCTCAACCACTAGTGTTATTGTCTATTTCTGTTTCTTTGTCATGGGATTTGGGCCAATTCCCAATATACTTTGTGCTGAGATCTTCCCAACCCGAGTTCGTGGTCTCTGCATTGCCATATGTGCTCTTACATTTTGGATATGCGACATCATTGTCACCTATTCACTCCCAGTTATGTTGAATTCTATGGGTCTTGGTGGTGTTTTTGGTTTGTATGCAATTGTGTGTTTCATAGCTTGGGTGTTTGTCTTCTTGAAAGTTCCAGAAACCAAAGGCATGCCACTTGAAGTGATCATTGAGTTCTTCTCCGTTGGAGCAAAACAAGTTGACGCTActaaaaacaattaa
- the LOC123899607 gene encoding protein MAIN-LIKE 2-like — MRMEYLGSTEINVKKEVKVVNRAETDGNKNTFERYRGYLLRGFLLLLVGTTIFSDKAKNYVDLTYLKFFIDLDRIDSYSWGTAAPAFLYWELTNAVVPDYKYVAGYMALLQAWVYDHFKDIGGAKSKSYVEEMPRACKYDLTKGQTN; from the exons ATGAGGATGGAATACCTAGGGTCAACTGAAATTAATGTTAAGAAAGAGGTTAAG GTTGTGAATCGAGCTGAGACCGACGGAAACAAAAATACATTTGAGAGGTACAGGGGCTACTTATTGAGAGGGTTCCTGCTATTATTGGTCGGTACCACCATCTTCTCCGACAAGGCCAAGAACTATGTGGACCTCACATACCTAAAGTTCTTCATTGATTTAGATCGGATTGACAGCTATTCATGGGGAACTGCTGCACCGGCATTCCTATACTGGGAGTTAACAAACGCAGTTGTCCCCGACTACAAATATGTGGCTGGGTATATGGCACTGTTGCAG gctTGGGTCTACGACCACTTTAAGGACATTGGCGGTGCAAAGTCGAAGAGCTATGTGGAGGAAATGCCCCGTGCTTGCAAATATGATCTGACAAAAGGGCAGACAAATTAG
- the LOC123899612 gene encoding uncharacterized protein LOC123899612 produces the protein MRKMMDRLLPHDTTWTPYEDHRDVWSFEDIALYSGWIRCGPIRVSYLPERVLRQFGYIQTILCHMYAAANPLTTVAQIDQHWLQHMDRVLTPGMLGSCAARPSDTAAGYIRWYYDSHPHIIPFPGGYRVLLPESEVVVVVVDVSESSQR, from the coding sequence ATGCGGAAGATGATGGATCGGTTGCTTCCGCATGACACCACATGGACTCCGTACGAAGACCACCGGGATGTTTGGTCATTTGAGGATATCGCTTTGTACTCCGGCTGGATTAGGTGTGGACCTATCAGGGTGAGCTATCTGCCTGAGCGTGTGTTACGGCAATTTGGGTACATCCAGACCATTCTGTGCCATATGTACGCCGCTGCTAATCCATTGACCACAGTGGCACAGATTGATCAGCACTGGCTCCAGCACATGGATCGTGTCCTGACTCCCGGCATGCTTGGTAGCTGTGCTGCCCGTCCTTCAGACACTGCTGCTGGATACATCAGATGGTACTACGATTCTCATCCGCACATCATACCATTCCCTGGTGGTTACCGTGTTCTGTTGCCTGAGTCggaggttgttgttgttgttgttgatgtttctgAGAGTAGTCAGCGTTAG
- the LOC123895688 gene encoding histone deacetylase 19-like: MDVSGNSLPSAPDGVKRKVCYFYDPDVGNYYYGQGHPMKPHRIRMTHALLAHYGLLQHMQVHKPFPARDRDLCRFHADDYVAFLRSITPETQQDHMRQLKRFNVGEDCPVFDGLYSFCQTYAGGSVGGAVKLNHDQCDIAVNWAGGLHHAKKCEASGFCYVNDIVLAILELLKQHERVLYVDIDIHHGDGVEEAFYTTDRVMTVSFHKFGDYFPGTGDLRDIGYGKGKYYSLNVPLDDGIDDESYHLLFKPLIGKVMEVFRPGAVVLQCGADSLSGDRLGCFNLSIRGHAECVRYMRSFNVPLLLLGGGGYTIRNVARCWCYETGVALGIEVDDKMPEHEYYEYFGPDYTLHVAPSNMENKNTRHLLDNIRSKLLENLSKLQHAPSVQFQERPPDSDLGEEVEDHDDRDEHWDPDSEMDVDVERDILPSKVKREIVEPQLNDLEDLKRTREHSRASDTAVVETSVKALDICSQPVDEDIVKDEENTVNDLARE; the protein is encoded by the exons ATGGATGTCAGTGGCAATTCTCTTCCGTCTGCACCTGATGGGGTAAAGAGAAAAGTATGCTATTTCTATGATCCAGATGttggtaattattattatgggCAAGGTCATCCCATGAAGCCACATCGTATCCGGATGACACATGCCCTTCTTGCCCACTATGGCTTGCTTCAGCACATGCAGGTTCACAAGCCTTTTCCTGCTAGAGACAGGGACCTTTGCCGTTTTCATGCTGATGATTATGTTGCATTTCTTCGAAGCATAACCCCTGAAACACAACAGGATCATATGAGACAACTCAAACGCTTTAATGTTGGTGAAGATTGTCCTGTCTTTGATGGTCTATACTCTTTCTGTCAAACTTATGCCGGAGGTTCAGTTGGTGGTGCTGTCAAGTTGAATCATGATCAATGTGACATTGCTGTCAACTGGGCTGGTGGGCTGCATCATGCCAAAAAGTGTGAGGCCTCTGGATTTTGCTACGTTAATGATATAGTCCTTGCAATCTTAGAACTTCTTAAACAGCACGAG CGTGTTCTGTATGTGGACATCGATATCCACCATGGAGATGGTGTAGAGGAAGCTTTCTACACTACTGACAGAGTCATGACTGTTTCTTTCCATAAATTTGGTGATTATTTTCCTGGTACCGGCGATTTGCGTGATATTGGATATGGAAAGGGAAAATACTACTCTCTTAATGTCCCACTTGACGACGGCATTGATGATGAGAGTTATCATTTGTTGTTCAAACCTTTAATCGGCAAAGTAATGGAAGTCTTTAGGCCCGGTGCAGTAGTTCTCCAGTGTGGTGCAGACTCTTTATCTGGAGACAGGTTGGGATGTTTTAATCTTTCAATTAGGGGTCATGCAGAGTGTGTCAGATACATGAGATCATTCAATGTTCCACTCTTGCTACTAGGTGGCGGCGGCTACACCATTCGGAATGTTGCTCGCTGTTGGTGCTATGAG ACAGGGGTTGCTCTTGGAATAGAAGTTGATGACAAAATGCCAGAGCATGAGTATTATGAATATTTCGGTCCAGATTATACCCTTCATGTTGCCCCAAGTAACATGGAAAACAAAAATACTCGACATTTACTTGATAATATCCGATCCAAGCTACTTGAGAATCTTTCAAAGCTTCAGCATGCTCCCAGCGTTCAATTTCAGGAAAGGCCTCCTGATTCTGATCTCGGAGAG GAAGTTGAAGATCATGATGATAGAGACGAGCATTGGGATCCAGACTCTGAGATGGATGTTGATGTTGAACG CGATATTCTCCCAAGCAAAGTAAAGAGAGAAATTGTTGAACCTCAGCTCAATGATCTG GAGGACCTGAAAAGAACTAGAGAGCACTCGAGGGCTTCCGATACTGCAGTAGTTGAAACAAGCGTGAAG GCTTTAGATATTTGTTCTCAGCCAGTTGATGAAGATATTGTGAAAGATGAAGAGAATACTGTGAATGATTTGGCCAGAGAGTGA
- the LOC123898332 gene encoding monosaccharide-sensing protein 2 isoform X2, producing the protein MSGAVIVAVAAAIGNLLQGWDNATIAGSILYIKREFQLESEPTVEGLIVAMSLIGATVVTTCSGALSDLFGRRPMLIISSLLYFVSSLVMFWSPNVYILLFARLLDGLGIGLAVTLVPLYISEIAPPEIRGSLNTLPQFTGSAGMFLSYCMVFGMSLTKTPSWRLMLGILSIPSLIYFALTLLLLPESPRWLVSKGRMLEAKQVLQGLRGCEDVAGEMALLVEGLGVGGDTSIEEYMIGPANELADEEDPSISKDHVKLYGTEHGQSWVARPVTGQSSVGLISRKGSMANPSGLVDPLVTLFGSVHEKVPETRMGSTLFPHFGSMFSIGGNNQPRNEDWDEESLAREGDDYISDAAAGDSDDNLHSPLISRQTTSMDKDMPPPAAQGSLSNIRQSSLLQAGNATGEPVGSTGIGGGWQLAWKWSEQEGPDGKKEGGFKRIYLHQEGGSGSRRGSVVSLGGGGGVDMPTNNGEAVQAAALVNQHPVGPIMVHPSETAAKGPSWNDLFEPGVKHALFVGVGLQILQQFSGINGVLYYTPQILEQAGVGFLLSNLGLSSTSSSFLISAVTTLLMLPSIAIAMRLMVLTTIPILIVSLIILVLGSLVDLGSTANASISTTSVIVYFCFFVMGFGPIPNILCAEIFPTRVRGLCIAICALTFWICDIIVTYSLPVMLNSMGLGGVFGLYAIVCFIAWVFVFLKVPETKGMPLEVIIEFFSVGAKQVDATKNN; encoded by the exons ATGAGTGGAGCTGTTATCGTTGCTGTTGCCGCTGCTATTGGAAATTTATTGCAAGGATGGGATAATGCAACTATTGCAG GGTCTATTTTATACATAAAGAGGGAATTTCAATTAGAAAGTGAACCCACAGTTGAAGGTCTAATTGTAGCTATGTCACTTATTGGAGCCACCGTGGTTACTACATGCTCTGGAGCCCTATCAGACTTGTTTGGACGACGCCCTATGCTGATTATCTCTTCCCTCCTTTATTTTGTTAGTTCTCTTGTCATGTTTTGGTCACCAAATGTTTATATACTACTATTTGCAAGACTTTTAGATGGCTTGGGAATTGGTTTGGCAGTTACCTTGGTACCTCTTTATATATCTGAGATAGCTCCTCCTGAGATTAGGGGATCACTTAATACACTTCCACAATTCACTGGTTCTGCTGGTATGTTTTTATCTTACTGTATGGTGTTTGGGATGTCACTAACCAAGACACCAAGCTGGAGACTCATGTTGGGTATTCTTTCAATCCCCtctcttatttattttgcaCTAACACTATTGTTATTGCCGGAGTCTCCAAGATGGCTTGTTAGTAAAGGTCGAATGCTTGAGGCTAAACAAGTTTTACAAGGCCTTCGTGGATGCGAAGATGTTGCTg GTGAGATGGCTTTACTGGTTGAGGGTCTTGGAGTCGGGGGTGATACATCCATAGAAGAGTACATGATAGGTCCAGCTAATGAATTAGCTGATGAAGAGGATCCATCTATAAGTAAAGATCATGTAAAATTGTATGGGACTGAACATGGCCAATCTTGGGTTGCTAGACCTGTCACCGGACAAAGTTCTGTTGGCCTTATATCTAGGAAAGGAAGCATGGCAAATCCGAGTGGTCTAGTGGACCCTTTGGTGACCTTATTTGGTAGTGTCCACGAGAAGGTCCCGGAAACAAGAATGGGAAGCACTCTTTTTCCACACTTTGGAAGCATGTTCAGTATTGGCGGAAATAATCAACCAAGAAATGAAGATTGGGATGAAGAAAGCCTTGCTAGAGAGGGTGATGACTATATTTCTGATGCTGCTGCCGGTGATTCTGATGACAATTTGCACAGTCCATTAATTTCACGTCAAACAACTAGTATGGATAAGGACATGCCTCCTCCTGCTGCCCAAGGCAGTCTTTCAAACATAAGACAGAGTAGTCTTTTACAAGCTGGGAATGCTACAGGAGAACCTGTTGGGAGTACTGGAATTGGTGGTGGTTGGCAGTTAGCTTGGAAATGGTCTGAACAAGAGGGCCCAGATGGAAAGAAGGAAGGTGGTTTCAAGAGAATATATTTACACCAAGAAGGTGGTTCTGGATCTAGACGCGGATCTGTTGTTTCacttggtggtggtggtggtgttgatATGCCAACAAATAATGGTGAGGCTGTACAAGCTGCTGCTCTTGTGAATCAACATCCAGTTGGACCCATTATGGTTCATCCATCTGAAACAGCTGCAAAAGGGCCAAGTTGGAATGATCTTTTTGAACCGGGGGTGAAGCATGCATTGTTTGTAGGGGTGGGACTTCAAATTCTTCAGCag TTTTCTGGTATAAATGGAGTCCTCTACTATACACCACAAATTCTAGAACAGGCAGGTGTTggttttcttctttcaaacTTGGGTCTTAGTTCTACTTCATCATCTTTTCTAATCAGTGCAGTGACAACCTTGTTGATGCTTCCTAGTATAGCTATTGCCATGAGACTCATGG TACTCACTACAATCCCTATCTTGATAGTATCTCTTATCATATTAGTCCTAGGGAGTCTTGTGGATTTGGGCAGTACTGCAAATGCATCAATCTCAACCACTAGTGTTATTGTCTATTTCTGTTTCTTTGTCATGGGATTTGGGCCAATTCCCAATATACTTTGTGCTGAGATCTTCCCAACCCGAGTTCGTGGTCTCTGCATTGCCATATGTGCTCTTACATTTTGGATATGCGACATCATTGTCACCTATTCACTCCCAGTTATGTTGAATTCTATGGGTCTTGGTGGTGTTTTTGGTTTGTATGCAATTGTGTGTTTCATAGCTTGGGTGTTTGTCTTCTTGAAAGTTCCAGAAACCAAAGGCATGCCACTTGAAGTGATCATTGAGTTCTTCTCCGTTGGAGCAAAACAAGTTGACGCTActaaaaacaattaa
- the LOC123898332 gene encoding monosaccharide-sensing protein 2 isoform X3, whose translation MSGAVIVAVAAAIGNLLQGWDNATIAGSILYIKREFQLESEPTVEGLIVAMSLIGATVVTTCSGALSDLFGRRPMLIISSLLYFVSSLVMFWSPNVYILLFARLLDGLGIGLAVTLVPLYISEIAPPEIRGSLNTLPQFTGSAGMFLSYCMVFGMSLTKTPSWRLMLGILSIPSLIYFALTLLLLPESPRWLVSKGRMLEAKQVLQGLRGCEDVAGEMALLVEGLGVGGDTSIEEYMIGPANELADEEDPSISKDHVKLYGTEHGQSWVARPVTGQSSVGLISRKGSMANPSGLVDPLVTLFGSVHEKVPETRMGSTLFPHFGSMFSIGGNNQPRNEDWDEESLAREGDDYISDAAAGDSDDNLHSPLISRQTTSMDKDMPPPAAQGSLSNIRQSSLLQAGNATGEPVGSTGIGGGWQLAWKWSEQEGPDGKKEEGGSGSRRGSVVSLGGGGGVDMPTNNGEAVQAAALVNQHPVGPIMVHPSETAAKGPSWNDLFEPGVKHALFVGVGLQILQQFSGINGVLYYTPQILEQAGVGFLLSNLGLSSTSSSFLISAVTTLLMLPSIAIAMRLMDISGRRTLLLTTIPILIVSLIILVLGSLVDLGSTANASISTTSVIVYFCFFVMGFGPIPNILCAEIFPTRVRGLCIAICALTFWICDIIVTYSLPVMLNSMGLGGVFGLYAIVCFIAWVFVFLKVPETKGMPLEVIIEFFSVGAKQVDATKNN comes from the exons ATGAGTGGAGCTGTTATCGTTGCTGTTGCCGCTGCTATTGGAAATTTATTGCAAGGATGGGATAATGCAACTATTGCAG GGTCTATTTTATACATAAAGAGGGAATTTCAATTAGAAAGTGAACCCACAGTTGAAGGTCTAATTGTAGCTATGTCACTTATTGGAGCCACCGTGGTTACTACATGCTCTGGAGCCCTATCAGACTTGTTTGGACGACGCCCTATGCTGATTATCTCTTCCCTCCTTTATTTTGTTAGTTCTCTTGTCATGTTTTGGTCACCAAATGTTTATATACTACTATTTGCAAGACTTTTAGATGGCTTGGGAATTGGTTTGGCAGTTACCTTGGTACCTCTTTATATATCTGAGATAGCTCCTCCTGAGATTAGGGGATCACTTAATACACTTCCACAATTCACTGGTTCTGCTGGTATGTTTTTATCTTACTGTATGGTGTTTGGGATGTCACTAACCAAGACACCAAGCTGGAGACTCATGTTGGGTATTCTTTCAATCCCCtctcttatttattttgcaCTAACACTATTGTTATTGCCGGAGTCTCCAAGATGGCTTGTTAGTAAAGGTCGAATGCTTGAGGCTAAACAAGTTTTACAAGGCCTTCGTGGATGCGAAGATGTTGCTg GTGAGATGGCTTTACTGGTTGAGGGTCTTGGAGTCGGGGGTGATACATCCATAGAAGAGTACATGATAGGTCCAGCTAATGAATTAGCTGATGAAGAGGATCCATCTATAAGTAAAGATCATGTAAAATTGTATGGGACTGAACATGGCCAATCTTGGGTTGCTAGACCTGTCACCGGACAAAGTTCTGTTGGCCTTATATCTAGGAAAGGAAGCATGGCAAATCCGAGTGGTCTAGTGGACCCTTTGGTGACCTTATTTGGTAGTGTCCACGAGAAGGTCCCGGAAACAAGAATGGGAAGCACTCTTTTTCCACACTTTGGAAGCATGTTCAGTATTGGCGGAAATAATCAACCAAGAAATGAAGATTGGGATGAAGAAAGCCTTGCTAGAGAGGGTGATGACTATATTTCTGATGCTGCTGCCGGTGATTCTGATGACAATTTGCACAGTCCATTAATTTCACGTCAAACAACTAGTATGGATAAGGACATGCCTCCTCCTGCTGCCCAAGGCAGTCTTTCAAACATAAGACAGAGTAGTCTTTTACAAGCTGGGAATGCTACAGGAGAACCTGTTGGGAGTACTGGAATTGGTGGTGGTTGGCAGTTAGCTTGGAAATGGTCTGAACAAGAGGGCCCAGATGGAAAGAAGGAAG AAGGTGGTTCTGGATCTAGACGCGGATCTGTTGTTTCacttggtggtggtggtggtgttgatATGCCAACAAATAATGGTGAGGCTGTACAAGCTGCTGCTCTTGTGAATCAACATCCAGTTGGACCCATTATGGTTCATCCATCTGAAACAGCTGCAAAAGGGCCAAGTTGGAATGATCTTTTTGAACCGGGGGTGAAGCATGCATTGTTTGTAGGGGTGGGACTTCAAATTCTTCAGCag TTTTCTGGTATAAATGGAGTCCTCTACTATACACCACAAATTCTAGAACAGGCAGGTGTTggttttcttctttcaaacTTGGGTCTTAGTTCTACTTCATCATCTTTTCTAATCAGTGCAGTGACAACCTTGTTGATGCTTCCTAGTATAGCTATTGCCATGAGACTCATGGATATTTCTGGTAGAAG GACCTTACTACTCACTACAATCCCTATCTTGATAGTATCTCTTATCATATTAGTCCTAGGGAGTCTTGTGGATTTGGGCAGTACTGCAAATGCATCAATCTCAACCACTAGTGTTATTGTCTATTTCTGTTTCTTTGTCATGGGATTTGGGCCAATTCCCAATATACTTTGTGCTGAGATCTTCCCAACCCGAGTTCGTGGTCTCTGCATTGCCATATGTGCTCTTACATTTTGGATATGCGACATCATTGTCACCTATTCACTCCCAGTTATGTTGAATTCTATGGGTCTTGGTGGTGTTTTTGGTTTGTATGCAATTGTGTGTTTCATAGCTTGGGTGTTTGTCTTCTTGAAAGTTCCAGAAACCAAAGGCATGCCACTTGAAGTGATCATTGAGTTCTTCTCCGTTGGAGCAAAACAAGTTGACGCTActaaaaacaattaa